In Natronococcus sp. AD-5, the genomic window ATCGAAGTGGGAGCGGTCGTACTGCTACTCACCGGGGTTGGCGAGCGACTCGCAGCACTTTCGCTCATCCCGGTGATGCTCGTTGCAATACTGTACGTTGGACCGGACTGGAAGAACTTGAGCGTTCTAGTCGGCGCTCTCGCGATAACGGTGATTGGAACCGATTCTGATTCTTTCTCGTGGTCGACCAAGAAGCTCCTGGGTTAGGTCACCCTCACCCGGTCTGGATTACTGAGTCCGTCAGTTCGCCCTTGTCTTAGCCTTATTGTGCCGCTCGTGGGCGCTTCGTATGTGACACAACACAGACTCCGAGAGGGATTTGGCTACGGTGTTGTCGCGACAATCGCGAT contains:
- a CDS encoding DoxX family protein; this translates as MENVHGDRVRSICQSTPDWVTVGLRLVVAVLVAKPALSKFLTYGNSVAFFDAIGMPAPTLMVVVAGVIEVGAVVLLLTGVGERLAALSLIPVMLVAILYVGPDWKNLSVLVGALAITVIGTDSDSFSWSTKKLLG